The DNA window AATCATTACTTTTTATCACTGCAGACCTACACAGAAGTAGTAATAACTATGCCACACATAGAATTCTGCCATGCCTGAATATCTTACCAACAAAACACATCAGTCCATTACATTTTAATTCAAGATTAAACAAATTCACTAGATGCTTTGCTAGAATATCACAGGAATAGCCTTCTGCCTAGTTCCTAAATAGACTCTTTGTTCCCCTCTGAAATATCATAAGTCAACCCATAACTATTTGCATTTCTCTCTTCATTTGGCTTTCCAATTCCCACCAGAACAACCCATTAAGCTTTGTTTACACCACTCAAGAGCTTTTCTAGCCCGAGTTCCAAGTTCTTCCAGATTCTCCCAACAAACCAGTTCCCAATGCTTAAGAAACTCACGGTCAGGTTTATTACAACAATAACCTTACTTCTTGGTCCCAAATTCTGTCTTATCTACTTTCTTTTTGCTATTATTAAAATATTCTGTAAAAAGCAACTTAATGGAGAAAAGGTTCATTTTGTCCTTTAGAGCTTGGCGGTAACAGTCCATCATGATGGAGAAGGCCTGGTTGCAAGTAGAGAAGGCATAGAGTTAGGAGCATGAAGCTGACCAGGTTATAAATACTTAAGGTCTATCCCTAGTAACTCACTTTTCCACCTCCCGAAGGTTCCATAACCTTTCCAAATAGCACCTCCATCTGGTGACTAAGGGTCCAAACATGTGAGTAGGTTGAGggatatttcacattcaaatcataAAAGatggtttagtttttttttttttgttttgttttttcttttctttttttcggagctggggaccgaacccagggccttgctcttgctaggcaagcgctctaccactgggctaaatccccaaccccgatggtTTAGTTTTCCTAATTGGTTTGCACTGTGAATTTTCACAATTACTATTGTTTGTATTCTTGAATCTGCAATATGATAATTTGTTTATACGTAATAATTTGTCTCAAGTAATTAATCAACTATGAACTGAAAGTTCAATTTCTTTCAGAGGGACTTGCTCTAAAACAAGTTTAAAGCTATTTACATATAGGTTAAATCTATTataattgtcttagtcagggtttctattcctgcacaaacatcatgaccaagaagcaagttggggaggaaagggtttattcagcttacacttccacattgctgttcattaccaaaagaaatcaggactggaactcaagcaagtcaggaagcaggagctgatgcagaggccatggagggatgttacttactggcttccttcttgttaaactgtctgtgggttgtatcataggtattctgtactttttggctaatatccacttattattattattattattattattattattattattattattattattatagtcaAGCTGAAAACCAGGAATAGCCACGACAATAATCTTTCAGTCAGGATATCAACCAAGTACCAGACACAATATTAAGCTGGTGAGATATAAGAATCTATAGAGTGTGACTTTTGTCTTTGATAAATTTGGAAACAACCCACAATGCATGATTCTACTTTTTCTCCCATTTCAGTTTGGTACCTAGGTCTAAAATGTTGttgatttttataaaaacaaGTATTAAGGGGGaataaaaaaactcaaaagagaaaataaatcgGTAGACTAAcaaaattgaaaattgatttctgtTCATAGCTTCtactccctttcctttctccctgcctccagcttttGAGTGTTGCAGGAATACGATGTCTATTTAGGAATGTGAGGGAAGGAGTAGATTCTGCCAATCAAGAGGGTCACCAGGATACCCCATGTGTAGTCACATCATTCTTTCCACTATGTGTACTGAGCTTCCTATGCAATAGCTGATACACAAGCCCACACACACAAGGCACTTAGGTCTGATATGGCTGGAATAAGTAAGTCCTAATGGAGAAATTTAGATTTgagaaataagtttttttttctaagtagAGTCCTCAGATACTTACAAACTATAAGGCTATATTTGTcggtatgtatatttgtgtgggAGGTGGTTAGTGATAAAAGCCACAGAAGACTTTGAGACAAGTTTGCTTAAATTAGTAGTGTTTCAAGTGGTTATTCCACTGACTTCTGTGGTCCTGCTGGCCCCTCTGCACAGGCAGGAGTGAACAGACAATGTGTGGAGAATCTGAAACTGCGTGTAATTTGCCTATGAGGTTAATTAGGCCACTATTAGGTATCTTTAGAAGAGTGCCAAGATGGCTAGGAGTGTTCATTAGCCCAGATGACAGTTGAAACATGAGAATGCAATTTTAAGACAAATATGCATCTCTTTTTTTCTAGATGGATGTTTTAGATTTTGTAGACTATATAAGCTTCCTAAAACAGCTATCCTACTCTGCACCGTGTAGTGTGCAACTCAGCCATAGGCAAGGCAGTAACATgtcagtgtgtttgtgttttaataaCACTTACAGAAATAAGTAGAGTCATAGTAATATTTTACAATCCCTGATCTAGGGCTCAATTTTTGACAAAGATTACAAATATGAGATCTCCAATGCAAATGAAGTTAATGTCTGGAAATATACGCCATGACACTATCTGATGACAGTCAGTGGGTTGAAATACTAGGGGAGGTTtgcaagaggaaagaaaagaatgtgaagaGATGGCAACTTTATAGTAAAAGAAATGGGCTTGGAAGAAATTGTGACATAACAGACTCTATTGTTCCAAGTAAATTTCTATGCTAGCTTTCCCCAAACCAATCTAAGGCAACCctattatttttctgtaattgggtaaAACCCTTCTGAGCCCCAGGCCCCCTTGATACTAAGTCCTTAGCAGGGATTAGAATAATCTCAAGGGTGgctttttgaattttgtttttctactttttcctcaatttcttttacattattgCTAATAATCAAGATTCATATGATCAGAAAATGAATTCTGCCCTACTAAAAGTGATAAAGTGGGGGGAAGAGTAACAGTATAGCTGAAATTCAGCCCAGTAAGCTAATGTGAAGGAAAACTGTTCAAATTTTGCTTGGCAGGAAAGGCTGAAGAGTTCTGGTCAGAATCACAAAACCAGATaaatcaggggttgggggaagatTCTAAACAGCATCGATCAGTACACAGATGTAAAGAAGGAACAATCGCTGTTTAACTAGAAGTGATTTTTGTTCTTTGGAGAGACATTGTCTGcgttctttcctctcttttctttctttttattttcaatgagaagttaaatattttttttaaatgtttggtcATTTAATTTCTGAATAATCAATATTTTGCAGGTAAGATATCTGACATTTGTAGGCTATATTGTCTATGGCTACCATTTTTGTGTTCTCTACCTTGAAGTCATTTGATATCTGAAGGGACAATAGAATATGTACCTTCTTGGGCCCACTCTGGTACAGAATGCAAACAGAGGACTATGTTAATTTGGTAAATTGGTTCACATCCAGGGTCATTCAAGTTATTGGATGCCCCAGACAAAGTACTGATGTTTTGTAGAAGATAATTCATCTACACATTGTAACAGCTGTGGTGCATTGTGATGTGTTTTCTCTGAAGAGCTAATTGTTATTCTATGAAGTCTCTGCAatcttttctccctttttattgattatttaatttatttatttatgtttcaaatgttatcccccttccaggtttccacaAATCTcctatcccatgcccctcccccctggCTTCTATGAAGGAGCTCTCtgcaatcttttaaaaattatttattattatatgtatatgtacactgtgtatgtgtgtgtacatgtatgcgcacttgtgtgtgcatgccacagtGTGCAAATTGGGGTAAGAGGACAACTTTATAGGGTCAGTTTTCTATTTCGACTTTTGCAAACATTCACGCACATTTACCTGTTGAGCAACTCGCTGGACCAAATACTCACAATCTTACATAATAATGTATAACACAGaaattccttcttctttttttttttcttggttctttttttcggagctggggaccgaacccagggccttgcgcttcctaggtaagcgctctaccactgagctaaatccccagcccccagaaattCCTTCTTTAAATACAATTATGTACAAATAGTTCCATGCACTGGgaatcaaacattcaaatatatgagcagTCCTCTGAGGGGGAAGTGAGGATAATAAGAAAGATGGAAAAGAAGACTCAGAGACAAAGGTTGGAAACCGGGAGGGCTCTTCAGTGAATACTGAATGTATTTCTCATGCCTTATATACTTTACAGTATCATGGGAAACAAAGTCGCAAGCCAACAGAGACCATGGCTGACAAACACTCGATATCTGTACCTACCCACAAATCTCCCTGTTgctccctgttccttcctccaAGATTGACAGAACATTCAGCCCCTTAATTTGAGCTTCAAGTGTAACCCCTCTTATCGTTCCATGCATCAGCAGGCCAGGAAACCTGCCAGAAGACCCTGGCCTGACTTAACTCTGCCGGAAACGCAGGCTTTCACAGTAGCAGGCAAAGTGGCTACTGGCACATTTAGAAGGCAGTTATTCGTAGTAGGCAGTGAAAAGATTTGTTGCATTCTTTTATATTTCCCCAAAGAGACATTTAGAGTAAAACATCATCACGGTAAATAATTGACAtgagtggtggtttgaatgggaatgcccttcagaggctcatatatttgaatgtttgattcccagtgcatggaactatttgagaagaattatgggtgtggctttgttaaagGAGAGGTGCCACTGGAGGCATGctctgagatttcaaaagccttcACTATTTCCAGTtgcctgtccctgtccctgtccctgtccctgtctctgtccctgttcctgttcctctccctctccctctccctctccctctccctcttcttctccctctcaactattgcattttcttttttttttagggcttgtgtctttttttttttttttaagatttatttactaagtacattgtaactgtcttcagacacaccagaagagggcatcagatctcattacagatggttgtgagccaccatgtggttgctgggaattgaactcaggacctctggaagagcattcagtgctcttaaccgctgagccatctctctagcccaactaTTGCATTTTTAATTAGGTCTTGTTTATATCAGCCAAATCTACATCCCAACTAAACTGATACctcaaatttttaaaagtaagcaATTACATTAAGATTGtgaaaagggaggagggggagtaaAATGTATATAGAAGTGATAATGGTCTAGGATCTCGGTTTCAATGTAAACAATggaaatacaaatacatataaaacTAAATGCACAATTtgttagtatataataatatatttgttGCTTATTCTAGACATTTTcagcattattatttattaagcaAATTGCTTATTGAAGAGCAGAATTTGGTTTTAAACATTGTGAAGGGAGGGAGCAGTGACATACTGAGGGATACTTAAGAGAATAAgtacttttggtttgtttgtttcttttgtgacatggtctcactatataACTCTTACTGGCCTGAAAACTTActatgtaggccaagctggccacaaactcacagagatctgcttgcctctgacaccagagtgctaggattaaaggtatataccaccTTGCATGGCTCAGATAacatgctttatttgtttgtttgcttccttgcttgtttctgtttcaagacagggtttctctgtgtagccctagctatcctggaactcactttgtagatcaggctggcctcaaatttagagattcacctgtttctgtctcctgaatgctgggattaaaggcatgtgccaccatgcccagccagaTAACATGTTTTTAAAGGCTGGCATATGGTTAGTACCATGGGAAAGTCTCCATGAAGGCatacaggatcacagagacagttCATCAATGGTTCCTATAACCAAAGGTTGTTTGAGTGGGCTCTTGCTTATTATAGTTCAAAAGAATATTACAttacatatagtatatatagatatttattatttgggattattttgGCCTTTTTATCTTAATCTCAAATATTAAttattgaaattttgtttttattgtgatcTTTTAAACAAATGTCTGTATGCATACTAAAACTGCCTTTTCAATAATGAAGTAAAAATGAtggtaaaaatttttttcttgtgtgatgaatattgaaaattttgataaaatattaccaaatatattttatcattatttattagGAAAACAACTCTGTCTTCTCTATTGGATCTTTTTAAATGTCCTAATATAGTAAAtaccttttcctctcttctaggtattaaattatatatttttacttttaaaaaaatatagctacttatatgtctgcctgtgtgtgtgtgtgcatgtgcatgtgtgtgagtgtgtgtgtgtacgtgagtgtgtgcgtgtgtgtgagtgtgtgtttgtgtgtgtgagtgtgtgcatatgtgtgagtgtgtgcgtatgtgtgagtgtgtgtgtacgtgagtgtgtgcgtgtgtgtgtgtgtttgtgtgtgtgtacataagtgtgtgtgtgtgcatgtgcatgtgtgtgagtgtgtgtgtttgtgtgtgtgaatgtgtgcatatgtgtgagtgtgtgcgtatgtgtgagtgtgtgtgtttgtgtgtgtgagtgtgtgcatatgtgtgtacgtgagtgtgtgcgtgtgtgtgagtgtgtgtttgtgtgtgtgagtgtgtgcatatgtgtgagtgtgtgcgtatgtgtgtgtatgtgagtgtgtgcgtgtgtgtgtgtttgtgtgtgtgtacgtaagtgtgtgtgtgtgtgcatgtgcatgtgtgtgtgtgtatttataactGTCTAGCTATTgtatattaccattattatttattttttactgttaCGCTTTTCTTAAGCGATTAGGTCTACTAAAGTGTTTGGTGAGTGTTTTTTAAGGCCCAAATTTAGTTTTATGAACCTTCTTTAACCTGTCTAACTTAGGTTGAATATGAAGGCTTAAAGCATGAAATTAAGCGGTTTGAAGAAGAAACAGTATTACTGAACAGCCAACTAGAAGATGCCATTCGACTGAAGGAAATTGCAGAGCACCAGTTGGAAGAAGCCCTCGAAACACTGAAGAATGAAAGGGAGCAAAAAAACAACCTGAGGAAGGAGCTGTCCCAGTACATCAGCCTCAGTGACAACCACATCAGCATCTCAGTCGAGGGGCTCAAGTTTGCCGAGGACGGGAGTGAGCCAAACAACGATGACAAGATGAACGGGCATCTCCACGGGCCTCTGGGGAAGCTGAATGGAGACTATCGTGCGCCCACTGCCAGGAAAGGAGAGTCCCTACACCCTGTGTCTGACTTATTCAGTGAGTTGAACATTTCAGAAATTCAAAAACTGAAGCAGCAGCTTATTCAGGTAAGAGATTCATCTAAATCTGCAAGAATGAATTCATGTTCGTGGTGTGTAGCATGTTATGGGATTTTTGACACACAAAGGGGAGAACATATTCTGTAGTTGctataatgaagaaaatgttatATTAAATTCAAACAAATTACAAAATAGAGCCTAAACTGTTCTAAATACATTATCTCATTTATCAAGGCATTCTATCCCTATAATAAGCTTGAGAGACATCcagaatattttcattaaaatttataaaaaattctTTTCCAGAAGAAAAACCTATTTGGAAAAAGCTTCAGTTTATTTTAATAGTGTTCAATCTTTAAAGGGAATTCGTttagttttcaaagaaaaatgaacacagaAGTCCCCCCATTGCTGAAATCACAATGCCAacaatagaattttttttccattttcttcacaAAAAATTCAAGTGGTTTGGCCTCCATAAAATTCCATATTCTGAATTAGGTATTTTTAGATTGATTTGCCAGAACTCAAATAAGGAAACATTTGAATTTAATTTGAAATAATGGGAGTATTGGCTCTGCTGTGGgcattttaaatgtatacatatctGTCCAACTGCATTGAGTTCATTATTGGCTTTGCCCTGAAGTTATTCATTATCTTTTGCCATTACAGGTAGAGCGGGAAAAAGCGATTCTTCTGGCCAACCTCCAGGAGTCACAAACCCAGCTAGAACACACCAAGGGGGCACTGACAGAGCAGCATGAACGAGTTCACCGGCTCACAGAACATGTCAATGCTATGAGGGGTTTGCAAAACAGTAAAGAGCTCAAGGCTGAGCTAGATTGTGAGAAGGGCCGGAACTCAGCGGAGGAAGCCCACGACTATGAGGTAGACATCAATGGCTTAGAGATCCTTGAGTGTAAATATAGAGTGGCTGTCACGGAAGTCATTGATTTGAAAGCAGAAATTAAGGccttaaaggaaaaatataacaAATCTGTAGAAAATTATACAGAAGAAAAGACCAAATATGAGAGTAAGATCCAAATGTATGATGAGCAAGTGACAAACCTTGAGAAGACATCTAAGGAGAGTGGTGAGAAGATGGCCCACATGGAGAAGGAGTTGCAAAAGATGACTGGCATAGCCAACGAAAACCACAACACCCTCAATACAGCTCAGGATGAGTTGGTGACATTTAGTGAGGAACTAGCCCAGCTTTACcaccatgtgtgtctatgtaataATGAAACTCCCAATAGAGTCATGTTGGACTACTATAGACAAAGCAGAGTTACTCGAAGTGGCAGCCTCAAGGGGCCTGATGATCCCAGAGGGCTTTTGTCACCAAGATTATCCAGGAGGGGTGTTTCATCCCCTGTAGAATCAAGGACATCATCCGAGCCGGtttcaaaggaaaacacagagactAGTAAAGAGCCAAGTCCAACTAAGACTCCCACAATCTCTCCTGTTATTACTGCCCCACCATCATCTCCAGTTTTGGATACAAGTGATATCCGCAAAGAGCCAATGAATATCTACAACCTCAATGCCATAATTCGGGACCAAATCAAGCATCTGCAGAAAGCAGTGGACAGGTCCTTACAGCTGTCTCGTCAAAGAGCAGCAGCCCGAGAGTTGGCCCCCATGATCGATAAGGACAAGGAAGCCTTAATGGAGGAGATTCTCAAGCTGAAGTCCTTGCTGAGCACCAAACGGGAGCAAATTGCCACACTGAGGGCAGTGTTGAAAGCCAATAAGCAGGTAATATGCTTTTGCTGATGAAAGCTTACTAGTAAAAGCTTTCTTAATTTATTTCCCTATTTTTGTGGAATTTTTAGTGCCAAGATAAGCATTCAAATTACTGGGCAATAGAGCAACAAATTAAAGTATATTCCAATGCCAATCaaaatgtagttttattttaaagtgtgtaaGGGACCAAGAAGATGGCTTAGtgctaaaggtgcttgctgccaaacctaatggcctaagttcaatcctcagaacccatatgGTAGAAGAAAAGAGCCAACTCCCACAGATTGTCCTCTGTCACATACAAcactcatcctctctctctctctctctctctctctctctctctctctctctcttgctctcgtGCTCTCTCTCtaataaataaattgaataatcaataaataataacaatttgAGGTGGTTGATAGAAGAGCAGTTGTGTCTACCTAGGCAGTGCCGGTGGTGAAGAAGGTAAAGCAATAGAAGAGTCATAGATAAAGCCTGGAGACCCAGGCAGTGATAAGCAGAAGCCTGGAGGCCAGTGAGTACGGAAACAGCCGATGAAGGGTTTTGGGAGAGGACTGCCTAACAGCTAATACCAatcagggagacaaggagaaaaGAGACTAACACTGAGCCTACAAATGGGACATTGGTACAGACGTGATGATAGAGGTCTGACAGGCAATAGCTAGACCCAACTTCAGAGATAGAGATTCAGTTCCTAGGCTCAACTTCTAGGGCTGTTTCAAGATAGAAACTTggtgttttgtcttttatttcagACCCAAACAAATAAGACTTAGTCACCAAATGATGAAGCAATGGCATCAAAGTTGAAGGACAATACAGTTGTGAGGATCTGAGTGATGTAAACAGAAGCAGAGTTTTACCAACAGATAATAGTTTGGAACTAtgagtgagagagaggaagagagggagggatggagggatggaaagagatagatgagaggggaagagaaaacatCCCCAAATTCTAAAGTCTAGTTGTGTCACTGACCATATATCTAAACGTTATGTAAAGTTAATTGTGTACTTGGTCAAAACTGAAGTGTTAGGGAGTTTTTCTTAAATACCGGTTGGTCATTTCCCTCTGGAATAAATAGGATATTTCAATATGAACCTATCTGACAAATTTCTTGATGACtgatttgttttccattttttagTTTTACCTGGGTATGGGTATCCAGATATATATACtggaaaataaaactaattatCTGAAGCACATTGGAGAGTGCTGAACAaatgttgatgttgatgttgatgaaaagcagcagcaacatcTGAACTCCTTTTTTTGCAAACACAGGCAATGCCAGGAAATAGAGTATGAGGGTAAATGCACTTTAGAGAATGAAGATTCATTACCTTTTCAGagtgtcttttctttttactcaAATCTGAGTGAAACTATAACAATGCGTCATCTACTTTCTACTCGTCATCATCTGTTTCCATGAATCCATTGATAGAAATTGGATGTCTATACCACAGAAATATTGTTCACAATATAAGCACACTTTATATAAACTTAAGGGGAGAATAGGACTTTCTTTTGCATCATCACTTTAGCGAAGCAGAAAATGTTAAGGTGAATGAAGAAATCATGAGAAATCTGATTTTACtttgaaatcagaaaaaaagattATTGGTGTAACTGTTATAATTCAAAGTAGCCATGAGTAACTTTTGTGCTAGGTCTGACTCATATAACTTATTTTAAGAACAAAATTTTCTGGAGTGTTCTCAGCCAAAACCTTCACATAACTTTCCTGCCCTCTTTCTGAAGGTTAAAATAGAaatctagatttttcttttttaaaaagcttcttCATGCAGActgaatttcaaaaaaaaatcattctcaaATCTACCCTTGAGGAAAGGGGATACGGAAGCTTATGAGACTCGGGGGTGTAGATCAGCAGAGGAGAGTTTATCCAGAATGCATGATGCCCTGGGGTCTCCTCCCCACCATACACTCACACTCTTTCAAGCTTGTGTAAAGTAGGATCACAGTGTCTTATgctgtgtgaatatgtatgtttcAAGAACAAAGCCTGCATCCCACGTGTGTGTCCATGGGAAGACCAAATCAAGAATATTAAATGAACACTGTGATCAAAGTGAGTTATTCCATCAGATTTCAAAAGCATTTCAATACTTGTTTTAATAAGAAGTTATTACTAAAATGTTTTCCTACAGACCAGCTGTCTTGACCAACCTGAtacctctcagacactgagccaccaaccaggcagcatacactggctggtctgaggcccGGACActtacacagcagaggactgcctggtctggcctcagtgagagaagactcACATAACCCTTGAGACACTTGAGGCCCTGgggaatggggaggcctggtgagatgtgggggtggggttgggaggtgggggggcattgaggaatgagatgaggaacagtcagagggaagAATgtgagggggataatgactggactgtaaaagaagattaaagataataatagtaaaagagtaaaaacaaaaaaaaatgtgaagaagCTTAATAGAAAAGACAAGTCCTAACTTATAAGCAAGAATTCATGTGGAGGTACAAAATAGGACACAAATATGTTATTAGTAATCTATTGTGAATTTAATTTATGTCTTCCAGTACTTACAAGACagaatatataaaacattttagacTGCTATAAACAGTACTATAGGAATTCAGAAGAGAACAGAGCATTCCTAAAGGAGTGTGTATTTTCACATGTAGTGTAATGTATATATACTACATTAGAGACAGGGCTTGTAATGGTTTAGTAAACtttgtgaaaatatttcttgCTATATATTTGGTACTCATTTAAAGAACATTGAACAACTGCCGTGGATTGATATAGTGCTTATGAGCCATTAATAGTTTCAAGTATCAAAAGATGAAATCAGTTAGATATAGGCATTGTGGAATGTTAATTATTAAGGCTAATGTGAGAATTTTGTGGTTTAGGAAAAAGGGGGAATCATCTTGTTTTACCACAGACATGATGTATTCCCTATGAGTCTTGTTTTCCCAATTTAGGATTTAGGATTTTTTTCCCAGAAGCACAGTGCCTTCTGATAGAATGTAGTTGTTATGAAGTACCAGCTGTGTACTTAATTGTATCAGGAGTGAAGATTCGACAACATATACCTGGTCTCTACATTTCAGAGAAGGACTCACACCTCTTGGGATGAGCAGATAATTAGTGTGAGGTCACATATTTTGTATTCAAGTTGTGGGAATATTGCATTGGAACAACTAACATCACCTATAGGAATTAACAAAAGTTTTCCAGAGCAATTATAATTGGATTTGTTCTTAAGGGATAAGGCATTATTCTCCCatggaaagaagaaataatttcaCACCAAAGAACAGTAGATAGAGAAGGGCAAGAGTGTTAGGAAGAGGTGTTCTATGTACCTACCTTATGCTGTATAAACAGGCTGTTATTAGACATTTGCCAATGGCACCCACCGATTcagttgttgctgtttttatctCCTACTGTGCTAGGCTAGCTCTTGATTTGAAACACTATCCATTCAAAGAACTTCAGAAATTCCCCAATCCCAAATTCAGACAACTATATTAATCCATTAAACATTTCCacactctctttttctctctctgtcacacacctATAAATGCACAAAGAAATCACTTGACCACAATTCATTGTTTTGagcaagttttatttaaaaatttagaaaaatcttGATTTCTTGTCACTTCTTTGACTTGAACATATTATACTCACATCATAAGTTACAGTGGCTTTACATCCTTTATTCTATGTTTTGGGCCCCCAGAATATAGGCGACTTAAAGTATTGGACTTTTCACATACTTCACTTGGAATTGgtatttgtttgaaaaaaaaaaccgctTTTTGATAATATCCTTTATGTTTAAAGCTTCATTTTGGCTCTCTAAATCTCTGAAAATCGTACACCGTCAAAAAACAGCATGAACTATTTACTGAACTACTGTAACTACATTGAATTCTGATACTGACTCATACCAGGCTTTAAAGACAATTCTCGAATCATGACATGATTTgacattaaagaaaaatgtaccAAGGTGTACATATGCTTATGTAAAAATCCAACCTAatcaattttgtttctatttataaGAGCAAAGAATAGATTTGATATAAAGGAATGTGTGGGCCAGTTTTTCTGGTGTGAGATGATAAGCACTGTGATTTTATGCTTCAGACAGCCGAAGTGGCTTTAGCTAACCTGAAgaacaaatatgaaaatgaaaaagcaATGGTTACTGAAACAATGACAAAACTGAGGAACGAGCTA is part of the Rattus norvegicus strain BN/NHsdMcwi chromosome 4, GRCr8, whole genome shotgun sequence genome and encodes:
- the Bicd1 gene encoding protein bicaudal D homolog 1 isoform X4 yields the protein MAAEEALKTVDHYKTEIERLTKELTETTHEKIQAAEYGLVVLEEKLTLKQQYDELEAEYDGLKQELEQLKEAFGQSFSIHRKVAEDGETREETLLQESASKEAYYLNKILEMQNELKQSRAVVTNVQAENERLSAVVQELKENNEMVELQRIRMKDEIREYKFREARLLQDYTELEEENITLQKLVSTLKQNQVEYEGLKHEIKRFEEETVLLNSQLEDAIRLKEIAEHQLEEALETLKNEREQKNNLRKELSQYISLSDNHISISVEGLKFAEDGSEPNNDDKMNGHLHGPLGKLNGDYRAPTARKGESLHPVSDLFSELNISEIQKLKQQLIQVEREKAILLANLQESQTQLEHTKGALTEQHERVHRLTEHVNAMRGLQNSKELKAELDCEKGRNSAEEAHDYEVDINGLEILECKYRVAVTEVIDLKAEIKALKEKYNKSVENYTEEKTKYESKIQMYDEQVTNLEKTSKESGEKMAHMEKELQKMTGIANENHNTLNTAQDELVTFSEELAQLYHHVCLCNNETPNRVMLDYYRQSRVTRSGSLKGPDDPRGLLSPRLSRRGVSSPVESRTSSEPVSKENTETSKEPSPTKTPTISPVITAPPSSPVLDTSDIRKEPMNIYNLNAIIRDQIKHLQKAVDRSLQLSRQRAAARELAPMIDKDKEALMEEILKLKSLLSTKREQIATLRAVLKANKQTAEVALANLKNKYENEKAMVTETMTKLRNELKALKEDAATFSSLRAMFATRCDEYVTQLDEMQRQLAAAEDEKKTLNTLLRMAIQQKLALTQRLEDLEFDHEQSRRSKGKLGKSKIGSPKFLVDCQQPAASVPPQCSQLAGRQDYPTVSPDIALSKEQPHSSSQCAPLHCLAKPPYP